A window from Hymenobacter volaticus encodes these proteins:
- a CDS encoding DUF4142 domain-containing protein → MRCFQLLALATLPLLTACSGGESNKDPVAEAKFQNEKRIGNEAITEKQERDAEFMVTAASSSMLDLELSQIAQRKATSPDVKFVAQTIVAEHAPMQTDLKAVASRKSIVLPANLGKDQAERVGELTALNGPAFDRKYLDLLDDSHERAVNDFDDMSDEAYDGDIRAFAAKYLPALKKHREALEQAADKLPK, encoded by the coding sequence ATGCGTTGTTTCCAATTATTGGCACTAGCGACCCTGCCCCTACTCACCGCTTGCTCAGGGGGAGAAAGCAACAAAGACCCAGTTGCGGAAGCCAAATTTCAGAACGAGAAGCGCATCGGCAATGAAGCAATAACTGAAAAGCAAGAGCGCGACGCGGAATTCATGGTGACGGCTGCTAGCAGCAGTATGCTAGATCTGGAGCTAAGCCAGATAGCACAACGCAAAGCCACTTCGCCCGACGTGAAATTTGTAGCGCAGACCATAGTCGCTGAGCATGCGCCTATGCAAACCGACTTAAAGGCAGTAGCCAGCCGCAAGAGCATAGTGTTGCCTGCCAACTTAGGCAAAGACCAAGCAGAACGGGTAGGTGAACTGACAGCGCTAAATGGCCCGGCCTTCGACCGCAAATACCTCGACCTACTGGACGACAGCCATGAACGCGCCGTCAATGACTTCGATGATATGAGCGACGAAGCGTATGATGGTGATATCCGAGCTTTTGCAGCAAAATACCTTCCTGCCCTTAAAAAACATCGTGAAGCCCTCGAGCAAGCGGCCGACAAATTGCCTAAGTAA
- a CDS encoding DUF4142 domain-containing protein: protein MKRFLFSASCLGLLALGSCSQSSDTSAAGADSATGSAPTNTEAGVMDSSATGGMSGDTASASAAGGAAMADPSGPTAPHTDDPTFMKSAAHSDQNEMQLSKLVLEKGATGMAKTHADMMITDHTNSTANLKAIAQKKNVTLPTDMDAEHKAIAEQMRKLSGKELEKKFMDQMVIDHQKTLNTMAAHKAMTKDTDLQTFITKTTPVIEKHLTMSKEHSGMM, encoded by the coding sequence ATGAAACGCTTTCTTTTTAGTGCCTCTTGTCTTGGCCTCTTGGCCCTTGGTTCATGTAGTCAGTCTTCCGACACCAGCGCCGCTGGCGCCGATAGTGCTACTGGTAGTGCTCCAACCAACACCGAAGCCGGTGTAATGGATTCTTCGGCCACTGGTGGTATGAGTGGCGACACTGCTTCTGCTAGCGCAGCTGGCGGCGCGGCCATGGCTGACCCAAGTGGTCCGACTGCCCCACACACCGACGACCCAACCTTTATGAAGTCGGCGGCGCACAGCGACCAGAACGAAATGCAGCTTAGCAAGCTTGTGCTAGAGAAAGGTGCTACCGGCATGGCCAAAACCCACGCCGACATGATGATCACCGATCATACTAACTCGACAGCTAATCTGAAAGCTATAGCTCAGAAGAAGAATGTGACGCTGCCCACCGACATGGATGCCGAGCACAAAGCTATAGCCGAACAAATGCGTAAGCTTTCCGGCAAAGAGTTAGAGAAGAAGTTCATGGATCAGATGGTAATAGACCATCAGAAAACGTTGAACACGATGGCTGCTCACAAAGCCATGACCAAGGACACGGATCTGCAGACTTTCATTACGAAGACCACGCCCGTTATCGAGAAACACTTGACCATGTCGAAAGAGCATTCGGGCATGATGTAA